Within Candidatus Thermokryptus mobilis, the genomic segment CAACAGTTTCGTATGCCTCTTCAATTAAATTGTGTCTGATTGATTTATGCGTCTGTTCTCTATCCCAAGGGCATTCTTTACGAAGCTTTTTCACAACCTCAACAAAGCTGGAAAACAACTCATTGTTTTTGTTCATTCTGTTCGTTCTCCTGATTTTTCTTTTCGTTTGTCTTCCCATTCATAGCATTATACTTATCATACGCCTCAATTATATCCTTTACTAGCCGGTGTCTCACAACATCATTTTTATCAAGATAAACAAAGGCAATCCCCTCAATCCCTTTTAAAATGTCCTGTATCTCAACAAGCCCTGACACCGTCCTTGAAGGTAAATCTATCTGCGTTATATCCCCGGTTATAATCGCCTTTGAATTCACACCAAGTCGCGTTAAAAACATCTTCATTTGTAAACTCGTCGCATTTTGAGCCTCATCAAGAATGACGAAAGCATTGCTTAATGTCCTACCGCGCATATAGGCAAGCGGAATTATTTCAATTATCCTTTTATCAAAATACGCCTTCAGTTTATCAGACGGCAACATATCGTCAAGAGCGTCGTAAAGTGGTCTAAGGTATGGGTCTATTTTCTCCCTTAAATCGCCTGGCAAAAATCCAAGATTTTCTCCAGCTTCAACAGCCGGTCTGCAAAGCACGATTTTACTAACCTCATTATTTTTCAAACTCGCCACAGCCATCGCAACCGCAAGATACGTCTTCCCTGTGCCAGCAGGACCTATAACGAAAACTATGTCGTTTTTTCTAACCTGACGAACATATTCCATCTGCCCGGGAGTTTTCGCCTTTATAGCGCCATTTTTTGTGAAAAGTATAATTGAATCAAGGTCATCAACATGTCTTTTTCTTCTGTGACTTGTGTTGTCCTCACTGTCAAGCTTAACAAGGTCAATCACTATGTTAACATCGTTTTCCGTTAAATGCCCGTTCCTGTTCAAAATAAAAATAAGCTCCTTAAAAACACGCTCAACTTTTTCAACCTCATCCTTTTCCCCTCTCAAAATCAGATTATCCCCCCTGAC encodes:
- a CDS encoding PhoH family protein: MVERKLKLSGVNTLALLGYNDVNLHIIEKKFDAGIIVRGDNLILRGEKDEVEKVERVFKELIFILNRNGHLTENDVNIVIDLVKLDSEDNTSHRRKRHVDDLDSIILFTKNGAIKAKTPGQMEYVRQVRKNDIVFVIGPAGTGKTYLAVAMAVASLKNNEVSKIVLCRPAVEAGENLGFLPGDLREKIDPYLRPLYDALDDMLPSDKLKAYFDKRIIEIIPLAYMRGRTLSNAFVILDEAQNATSLQMKMFLTRLGVNSKAIITGDITQIDLPSRTVSGLVEIQDILKGIEGIAFVYLDKNDVVRHRLVKDIIEAYDKYNAMNGKTNEKKNQENEQNEQKQ